Proteins encoded in a region of the Pelmatolapia mariae isolate MD_Pm_ZW linkage group LG6, Pm_UMD_F_2, whole genome shotgun sequence genome:
- the LOC134628875 gene encoding heterogeneous nuclear ribonucleoprotein L-like: protein MMEESEDRKEGYYQVAKRLRTEQETGVKELEDGKEEEDSAAEEAAGNGCTENRRSGGKDCLDDSRRIPPSPVVHVRGLCDAVVEGDLVEALDKFGNICYVMMMPFKRQALVEFDSVESAERCVSFGTRDAVYVAEQQAFFNFSTSQRITRPTNTDDPSSGNKVLLLSIQNPLYPITTDVLYTVCNPVGNVLRIVIFKRNGIQAMVEFESVKDAQKAKLALNGADIYAGCCTLKIEYARPNRLNVICNNNTSWDYTKPFLLHRERGKGRQRHAILGEHPSNGGGTHWPLLPLPAKSRNWRYSEEVQERISYPLLQKTSPTSSSSFLGKSMTSSVTMVSGLHPVKMNCSRIFNLFCLYGNVEKVKFMKSIPGTALVEMGDEYAVDRAVTHLNGIKVFGKKFNVCVSKQQAVIPSQVFELGDGTCSYQDFSLTRNNRFSSAQSSRNIIQPPATVLHFYNAPPNLNQHQLQKLCTEYNISAFSKFKVFDAKPSSKTLSGLLEFDSKTEAVEALTVLNHHQIRIPNSSSPFTLKLCFSTSSHL from the exons ATGATGGAAGAGAGCGAAGACAGAAAAGAAGGATATTACCAGGTCGCCAAGCGGCTCCGGACGGAACAAGAGACCGGTGTAAAAGAGCTAGAGGacgggaaggaggaggaggattcTGCCGCTGAGGAGGCAGCGGGGAACGGGTGCACTGAGAACCGCAGGAGCGGAGGGAAG GATTGTTTGGATGACAGTCGTCGCATCCCCCCATCTCCAGTTGTCCATGTTCGAGGACTTTGCGATGCTGTGGTGGAAGGTGACCTAGTGGAGGCGCTTGACAAGTTTGGCAACATCTG TTATGTAATGATGATGCCTTTCAAGCGTCAGGCTCTGGTGGAATTTGACAGCGTGGAGAGTGCTGAGCGCTGCGTGTCATTCGGAACCCGTGATGCTGTCTACGTCGCTGAGCAGCAGGCTTTTTTTAACTTCTCTACCAGCCAGAGAATCACCAGACCCACCAACACAGACGACCCCTCCAGTGGAAACAAAGTCCTCCTGTTGTCCATACAGAACCCTCTGTATCCCATTACCACT gATGTGTTGTACACTGTGTGCAACCCAGTTGGTAACGTCCTACGTATTGTCATCTTCAAACGCAACGGCATCCAGGCCATGGTTGA ATTTGAGTCAGTAAAGGATGCTCAGAAGGCCAAACTGGCTCTGAATGGAGCTGACATCTATGCTGGCTGCTGCACACTCAAGATTGAATACGCTCGG CCCAACAGACTGAACGTCATCTGCAACAACAACACCAGCTGGGATTACACCAAACCCTTCCTCCTGCACCGAG AGCGGGGGAAGGGGAGACAACGTCATGCCATATTGGGAGAGCATCCATCTAACGGCGGTG GTACACACTGGCCCCTCTTGCCTCTACCTGCTAAAAGCCGGAACTGGAGGTACAGCGAGGAGGTGCAGGAGAGGATTTCTTACCCGCTACTCCAGAAGACCTCCCCcacatcctcttcctctttccttgGCAAAAGCATGACTAGCTCTGTCACCATGGTGAGCGGTCTCCATCCTGTTAAGATGAACTGCAGCCGTATTTTCAACCTCTTCTGTCTCTACGGCAATGTTGAGAAG GTGAAGTTCATGAAAAGCATTCCAGGCACAGCATTGGTAGAGATGGGTGATGAGTATGCTGTGGACCGAGCTGTGACTCACCTAAATGGTATCAAAGTATTTGGCAAGAAATTCAACGTCTG TGTGTCCAAGCAACAGGCTGTGATTCCCAGTCAGGTCTTTGAGCTGGGTGACGGCACCTGCAGCTACCAGGACTTTAGTCTAACAAGGAACAACCGCTTCAGCAGTGCACAGAGCAGCAGGAACATCATCCAGCCACCCGCCACTGTGCTGCACTTCTACAATGCCCCACCAAACCTCAATCAACACCAGTTGCAAAAG CTCTGTACTGAATACAACATTTCAGCATTCTCTAAGTTCAAGGTTTTTGATGCCAAAC CCAGCTCAAAGACTCTGTCTGGTCTGTTGGAGTTTGACAGTAAAACTGAAGCTGTGGAGGCTCTGACAGTCCTCAACCACCACCAGATCCGAATACCCA ATAGCTCCAGCCCTTTCACCCTGAAGCTCTgcttctccacctcctcccatCTGTGA